DNA sequence from the Plodia interpunctella isolate USDA-ARS_2022_Savannah chromosome 12, ilPloInte3.2, whole genome shotgun sequence genome:
AAACCATTTGAATCTCATattaaaacaactatacaGTTATCAGAGTCCAATCTTGAAATAGACACTATCAATGCAATTAAAGAATACGTCAACCCCAAAGTACGTACaggcattattattattccccCCTTAgctatgtacaaaattatcccaattatacaagaaaattttaaaagctcAGCTATGGACCTTGTCTTAACCAAGGTAGAAGTAGAGAACATTAAGGAATACTtgcaacaacaaaatataattagaaattatcATGAAGGAAAAACTAACCATCGTGGCACCAACGAGTGCTATCTAGCACTGTCACGAAAGTATTTTTGGCCCAAAATGAAGGAACACatatcaaaatacataaatgaatgCAATATCTGCGGAATGGCAAAATATGACCGCAACCCCATAAAGCAACGGTTTGCTATAGTACCACCCCCGTCTAAACCTTTTGAAACACTACATATTGATCTGTTCACTActgaaaacgaaaaatatttaactttggtTGACGCATTCTCTAAATACGCACAAGCATACCATCTCCGAGACGGAACGGCCCTAAGTGTAGTACAAGCCCTCATCAAATTCTTTACACACCATGGCGTCCCTATAACTATAATTTCTGACCAAGGTCCTGAATTTACGAACCAGATGTTCTCGGAATTTACTAAACTTCACAAAATTGAACACCATAAAGCCTTGGCTCACAATCCTAATAGTAATGCAATAGTTGAACGGTTTCATTCTACCATCCTTGAGCATCTCCGAATTCTCAAATTAGAGCAACGCAATGAACCCGCTATAAATCTTATGCCATATGCTGTGCTAGCATACAACAGTTCCATACACAGTTTCACGAAATGTAGGCCCCTCGACGTTATTACAGGTCATTTCGACCCACGTGACCCGGTTAGCATAGATATGAATGAACATCTTCTCCAACAGTATATCTTAGATCACAAACATCGTATGAACAAAGTATATAACATGCTGAACGATACTTCACTTCATAATCGCACCCAACTTACTGAGGCTAGGAACAAAGACAGACAACCTGAAAAAGAATACACCCCTGACCAGCAAGTATTCGTTCGTAACCCCGTAGCTAGTAGACAAAAATTAGCACCCCGGTTCACACAAGATGTAGTTTTGGCAGACTTgcctatacatatttacacaaaaaggAAAAAGGGACCCATTGCTAAAGCACGTCTCAAGCGAACACCTAAAATAAACCCGTTGTTACAGGATCCTCCTGACCATCACCCTTCATCTGACCATGGCACAAGACGTGACGCTTAATACCCTCGACAATGGACCAGGTATCCTACCTTTCAAACTTGGACCCACTAAAATGATCACTCACTACCACTCCTTCCTGTACTACATTGACTTAGACATGATTTCTCTAACAATAAACTCAGTTAAATCCCAAATTGATTCATTTAGATCcgatcttaataataaaacggcTTCTTTATACGAACCCCACATCTcgcatctttataataaaatagaaatgttaCTCGAACAAATTCATAGCTTCCAACACACCCGTAGCAGGAGAGGTTTAGTAGATGGTCTCGGTTCAATTATTAAGAGTGTCTCGGGTAACCTCGACTACACAGACGCTATAAAGTATGATAATGCAATTAAAgtactacaaaataatgaaaaacaattagaAACTGAACTAAATGAACACATAAGTCTAGGGAAGGAATGGATAGCTAAACACTCAATAGTACTAGACAGTATAGTCAAAAATCAGAATAGGTTAGCTAATTCCAttgatcatattttaaattcagatGCAAGTAGAGATTATGATATGATTAAGTATGCCCATCTAGCTcaatatcttattattatatcagacAATAcggataatttatatgaagagATCCATAATCTCGAAAATATGGTAGCCTTCATTCAAAGTAAAACTACAGCTCACTATATGATTAATATTAGCACGTTAAATAGTACTATAAGTAGATTAAGACAGCTCTATTCTGAAGAGCAGATAATTAACATTGATTTAAGGGAATATTATGAGATAATTAAGACGGGAtcatattatgtaggtaataaattaGCTATAGTTTTCATGGTACCGATTGCTTCCCCTCTCACCTATACACTTTACAAGTTATCCATCGCtcctaataaacaaaatcaaatacttgTCCCTATCCAGCCCTATGTAGCAATTCAGGAAACTGATTCTATGTACATAGCGACAGAATGTCCGAAGGTCAACACTTGGTACATATGCAAAGAAGAGCTGCAACAAAAGATTCGAGACAATGAAGATTGTATCCAGCATCTCATCATGGACCAGTCAATCAGTTCATCTTGTCAATTCATTCATGCAAACCTTACCAGCTCAGCCCTCGAGAAGCTAGACGATCAACACTATACTATCAGCCTGCCAACCACAACCAGACTACATATATCCTGTAGACAAGAGTATTACAAGAATCTCCAAGGAACCTATCTAGTGTCCGTCCCGCCTAGTTGTATGTTGAAAACGTTGGACTTTGTTATCTCAAACGTTCAGAATCGTATTAAAGGACACGCTGTACAAATAGCGGAACTACCAACTGAGGAGCTCGCCACATCAAAGCTTCAGCCAACTGTAAGACTAAACTCCATCAATTTAGAACATCTACATGAGACGAACGCTAAGATATCGCTACAGCATCCTGCGACATTACAGAAAAACGATCTGAGCAGCCTCTACCATACCACTATACCTTCATATACGTTATTATTTGGAACATTCATATTCGCCCTCATCCTGACATTATACTGGAAACTCCGTCGCAGAAGTTCAAAATCAAAGGATGAAGATATCCCGAAGGCTGATTATCCCGATGGACATTATTCCCGTATCCAAGACATCAAGCCTAAAGATGTGAAAATCGACATCAGCAACATTCCGGCAATATCCTCAGTAAGACCTACGGATAGTTGCCGATCTGCGGGGGGAGGCGTTACGCGCAGCTAATACATGTAAAGTGCAGCGCAAGCGCCGGCCTGGATGCACCGCGTGACGACAGTCGCCTACACGTGCCGCCGAGTCAGCGCAACGTGCCTTCAAATCCGGGAATTGCGCGACACATCGCGCAATACTCACTTTTGGTTCTAACATCGACCATTAGActtcattttagttttatgttgtaattttatttcatttaataaattagttaaataaattttggttttttttaaagtcttcgGCTGCAGTAAACTTAACTCAGTACTACACCGTCCGAGCAAGATAACAatgtaaatactattttttttatttaccctCTCTTCAATATACCTAGTCATCAAAATGATCGAAATTGTTAGCTTCTCGGCGCGGCGCATCGATCTGCGGACAGTTTGAAAGTACCGCTCTTACTATTGCATTTAATTGATCTACAAGTTGTAACATTATAACTGTGAATATACTTACTATTCAAGGAAGAAATAATATTGCTTTTCATTTTCATCACAGtttcataaattgtaaatgaaatgaaatgaaatgaaatgaaatgaaatgaaatgaaataattttatgtatatatttgggCCATTCTAAAACTTTCATGATAAATTAGTCTGTCCTTTACTATTTACTTAACgattcctttttattttgtaggcTCCCTCATTTGAGGAATAAGCAGAGTGCGACGCCCACAACTTGTCATAGAAAGTAGTCGtaaatttaacataaacatatatatcgGATTTGTCGGAAAATGCGATATTCATGTTTATATGTCAAATTTACATGGTTTGATCGctttctataatttttatttttattattttgtaggtTTAAGACCTATTGTGTATTTAGGTATGGTACATAATATTTGGATAGATAGGTATAGGTACCAGACCGTGGCTTGTGTGGTCTGTCTGAACCGTGTTCAGGAAGAAACGACAACCGACTTGCTGGTGCAGAATATGCATGTTTCGAACTCGGATATGCtgaatatatacatacctacgAGCTCAACGTTTATGTAAAAACATCAATGAATGATGTTAATGACCACAACttttcattatcattaatCAGCCACCTCCTCTTTTGTATTCTCGTTCTCTCTTTATTTGGGAAACTTAGTATGATACTCGTATAACTCTGAGCAGGTACCTGATATCGTTTGCCTGTCATTAAATAGCTTCAAAAACCATATCCGTAGATTGCTGTCACAATCACCCActcattataattgttttattttatatgcctttacagttttgtttatatgggcttgctattttttaaatcaatcatTCGATTTATctaagattatatattttttttatttatgctcCAAATTTTTTGTCCTCAGATTGTTACTATATACTTAAGTACTCACCtcctatttgtttatatattgtttacttgTCGTCACTTAATCACACCATGCTGAGTGCACTTGTTTTTGGTTTTGCAACTCGCCATGtttctattgtttatttttatattaacttttgttgtaaaactgtgtacctaataaataaataaataaatagatatctatctaataaatgtacctacactaaatatgataatagaaaataaaattattacatagtataaatcAAAGTAGTCCTTCGACTGTTTCCAAAAATTCTTCTTTCAAACCATGTAACGAATTTTGATGacgttttcactgttattaagacaatttattcccgaaggtttaGAGAACTATGCGAAGGCGGGCCAGGTCACTGGTAATGTACAAACATTTAAagcacataaaaaatatatatatctaaattgaaatctatactattattataaag
Encoded proteins:
- the LOC128674308 gene encoding uncharacterized protein LOC128674308; protein product: MYMILLTITLHLTMAQDVTLNTLDNGPGILPFKLGPTKMITHYHSFLYYIDLDMISLTINSVKSQIDSFRSDLNNKTASLYEPHISHLYNKIEMLLEQIHSFQHTRSRRGLVDGLGSIIKSVSGNLDYTDAIKYDNAIKVLQNNEKQLETELNEHISLGKEWIAKHSIVLDSIVKNQNRLANSIDHILNSDASRDYDMIKYAHLAQYLIIISDNTDNLYEEIHNLENMVAFIQSKTTAHYMINISTLNSTISRLRQLYSEEQIINIDLREYYEIIKTGSYYVGNKLAIVFMVPIASPLTYTLYKLSIAPNKQNQILVPIQPYVAIQETDSMYIATECPKVNTWYICKEELQQKIRDNEDCIQHLIMDQSISSSCQFIHANLTSSALEKLDDQHYTISLPTTTRLHISCRQEYYKNLQGTYLVSVPPSCMLKTLDFVISNVQNRIKGHAVQIAELPTEELATSKLQPTVRLNSINLEHLHETNAKISLQHPATLQKNDLSSLYHTTIPSYTLLFGTFIFALILTLYWKLRRRSSKSKDEDIPKADYPDGHYSRIQDIKPKDVKIDISNIPAISSVRPTDSCRSAGGGVTRS